Proteins from one Hydrogenivirga caldilitoris genomic window:
- the hisS gene encoding histidine--tRNA ligase, whose amino-acid sequence MAEEYKAPRGFHDILGSDLRKFRRITSLVRTLLKRYNYEEIIVPIVEFAKVFERSIGEATDIVQKEMFVFPDRKGRVLALRPEGTAGVVRAYIENKLYALRPYHKFFYEGPMFRYERPQAGRYRQFHQIGAEVFGVAEPHADAELLKLVQDILDGLSIDAVIEINSLGCKLCRPTYREALTRYLHDVSGHLCDVCIDRKDRNPLRVLDCKVETCREAVKEAPKMVDFLCEECREHYTKLKLYLDKLGVKYKENYNLVRGLDYYTRTVFEAVSEKLGVAVVAGGRYDYLVEEFGGPPTPALGFAAGIERLMLLVDEPEKDYELYFVIPFGDVYSYAINVADMLRRKGKVVELSYRGGGLKKQLELANKMDADYAVIIGEDEMREGVVSIKDMKTGEQKKLKVGELM is encoded by the coding sequence ATGGCTGAAGAGTATAAAGCTCCCAGAGGGTTTCATGATATACTCGGTTCTGATCTTAGGAAGTTCAGAAGGATAACCTCTCTTGTTAGAACTCTGTTAAAGAGATATAACTATGAGGAGATAATAGTACCCATCGTAGAGTTTGCAAAAGTTTTTGAGAGGAGTATAGGAGAAGCTACGGACATAGTTCAAAAGGAGATGTTCGTATTCCCTGACAGGAAGGGGAGGGTTTTAGCCCTGAGACCTGAAGGGACGGCTGGGGTGGTAAGAGCTTATATAGAGAACAAGCTCTACGCTCTAAGACCCTATCACAAGTTCTTTTATGAAGGTCCCATGTTCAGATACGAAAGACCTCAGGCGGGAAGGTACAGACAGTTCCATCAAATAGGTGCTGAGGTCTTTGGTGTTGCAGAACCCCACGCCGATGCGGAGCTTTTAAAGTTGGTTCAGGATATACTTGATGGTCTTAGCATAGATGCAGTTATAGAGATAAACTCCCTCGGATGTAAGCTCTGCAGACCTACCTACAGAGAGGCTCTTACCCGGTACCTACATGACGTCTCCGGACATCTGTGCGATGTTTGTATTGACAGGAAGGACAGGAACCCCCTTAGAGTCCTAGACTGCAAGGTGGAGACCTGCAGGGAGGCTGTAAAGGAAGCTCCTAAGATGGTTGATTTCCTTTGTGAGGAATGTAGGGAACACTATACGAAACTCAAACTCTACCTTGATAAGCTCGGTGTAAAGTACAAGGAGAATTACAACCTCGTGAGGGGTCTTGATTATTACACGAGAACGGTCTTTGAAGCCGTATCGGAGAAGCTTGGGGTGGCTGTGGTGGCTGGGGGAAGGTACGACTACCTCGTAGAGGAGTTTGGAGGTCCACCAACGCCGGCACTCGGTTTTGCCGCTGGTATTGAAAGGCTTATGCTCTTGGTGGATGAACCGGAAAAGGACTACGAGCTTTACTTCGTTATTCCCTTTGGGGATGTTTACTCTTACGCTATCAATGTTGCAGACATGCTTCGGAGAAAGGGAAAGGTGGTTGAACTTTCTTACAGAGGTGGAGGACTGAAAAAACAGCTGGAGCTTGCCAATAAGATGGATGCAGACTACGCCGTCATAATTGGTGAAGATGAGATGAGGGAGGGAGTTGTCTCCATAAAGGATATGAAAACTGGAGAGCAGAAGAAGTTGAAGGTTGGAGAACTGATGTAG
- a CDS encoding metal ABC transporter solute-binding protein, Zn/Mn family — MERLIFLFLSLVSFSFAELRVVVTYPWIGELVREVGADRVELYVIAKGTEDPHFVIPKPSHIAKLRSADLLVIQGAQLEAGFLPPLLLQSNNPKIQPGSEGFLDLSSFVRLIEKPEVISRAMGDVHPEGNPHYNLDPHNMPVLARAVKERLCQLDGEGCTLYEGRLKDFLGRWEERLKSWDKGFSALKGVKVVAYHSLFNYLLKRYGIVLLETLEPLPGIPPTRDHIQRLINLKGVRSILLGVYNEERTARFVAGRIGARVVVLPHDVGSIPEVKDLFSLYDELLRRLKGD; from the coding sequence ATGGAAAGGCTTATCTTCCTTTTTCTATCTTTGGTTTCCTTCTCCTTTGCCGAGCTTAGGGTGGTTGTAACCTACCCTTGGATAGGGGAGCTGGTAAGGGAGGTGGGTGCAGACAGGGTAGAGCTTTACGTTATCGCAAAAGGAACTGAAGACCCACACTTTGTGATACCAAAGCCCTCCCATATAGCTAAGTTAAGGAGTGCAGACCTTCTCGTGATTCAGGGTGCCCAGTTGGAAGCTGGTTTTCTTCCCCCATTGCTTTTGCAATCAAACAATCCGAAAATCCAGCCCGGAAGTGAGGGCTTTTTAGATCTTTCATCCTTCGTCAGGCTTATAGAAAAACCAGAGGTGATCTCCAGAGCTATGGGAGACGTTCATCCTGAGGGAAACCCCCATTATAATCTTGACCCCCATAACATGCCTGTCCTCGCGAGGGCTGTGAAAGAGAGGCTCTGCCAGCTTGATGGTGAAGGGTGCACCCTTTATGAGGGAAGGCTTAAGGATTTCCTGGGAAGATGGGAAGAAAGGCTCAAGAGCTGGGACAAGGGGTTTTCAGCTCTAAAGGGTGTAAAGGTTGTAGCCTATCATAGCCTATTCAACTATCTGCTCAAGCGTTATGGAATTGTTCTTTTAGAAACTCTGGAACCCCTGCCAGGTATACCACCTACAAGGGACCATATCCAGAGGCTTATCAACTTAAAGGGGGTAAGAAGTATCCTTTTAGGTGTTTATAACGAAGAGAGAACAGCTCGTTTTGTGGCAGGCAGAATAGGGGCAAGGGTTGTAGTCCTTCCTCACGATGTTGGCTCCATACCGGAGGTTAAGGACCTTTTCTCTCTTTATGATGAACTCCTTAGGAGGTTAAAGGGTGACTGA
- a CDS encoding metal ABC transporter permease, with protein MTDLVIQTILLSFILLGIHSYFGLEIVRRGIVFADIAVAQFSAAGLALSLLLSGEPSYLISVVFALLAGFLVALSKRVGEYSEAFIGLLYAFGFSAIVLLLSRSPHGMEDYLRLTASDILFVSRREIVETGILYASLGFLLYLRRHIKGDFFRELLFFTLFALTVASSVKLVGVLVVFSILVAPALVSVMLGKGLIFAWVYGAAVNTAGILLSFRLDLPTGFSLVFFHALLGVALTVYVATFRRRKGY; from the coding sequence GTGACTGACCTTGTTATCCAGACGATTCTTCTTTCCTTCATACTTCTTGGGATACATTCCTACTTTGGGCTTGAGATAGTCAGAAGGGGTATAGTTTTTGCCGATATAGCGGTAGCTCAGTTTTCCGCTGCCGGTTTGGCTCTGTCGCTTCTCCTTTCAGGTGAGCCTTCGTACCTCATTTCCGTTGTCTTCGCTCTCCTTGCCGGCTTTCTGGTCGCCCTGTCCAAGAGGGTAGGGGAATACTCAGAGGCTTTCATCGGTCTTCTTTACGCCTTTGGGTTTTCAGCCATTGTGCTTCTCCTTTCCCGATCTCCCCATGGCATGGAAGATTATTTGCGTCTCACGGCTTCGGACATACTCTTCGTCTCCCGGAGGGAGATAGTTGAAACCGGCATTCTGTATGCATCCCTGGGCTTTCTTCTCTACCTGAGGAGGCATATCAAAGGGGATTTTTTCAGAGAGCTGCTATTCTTTACACTCTTTGCGCTTACGGTGGCGAGCTCAGTAAAGCTTGTAGGTGTTCTCGTTGTTTTCTCCATACTTGTAGCTCCCGCCCTTGTTTCAGTTATGCTTGGTAAGGGTCTTATATTCGCTTGGGTTTACGGGGCTGCCGTGAATACGGCAGGTATCCTCTTGTCCTTCAGGCTTGACCTCCCCACAGGCTTCAGCCTCGTGTTCTTCCACGCGCTTTTAGGTGTCGCCCTGACTGTTTATGTAGCAACTTTCAGGAGGCGAAAAGGTTATTAA
- a CDS encoding sulfurtransferase TusA family protein, whose protein sequence is MATVKEKERYDRELNLEGLSCPVPIVMTSETVKKLKEGEILKVIATDPGFERDIWNWSKQTKNELIKVVKENGKTVAYVRKTSEGKEPSLGYWIRFHALGVKLHLRLWLLKLNPFVKKPDHFITFVAISEGTRAEKFLKGKYGSVLIPVPDEIDPRCGVVLAVSGEEKAKELYELLRKEGFGVEAIYRKKNGEYERTYP, encoded by the coding sequence ATGGCTACGGTTAAAGAAAAGGAAAGGTACGATAGAGAGTTGAACCTTGAGGGTTTATCCTGTCCTGTCCCCATAGTTATGACCTCGGAGACAGTGAAAAAACTCAAAGAGGGAGAAATCTTAAAGGTTATAGCTACTGACCCTGGGTTTGAACGAGATATATGGAATTGGAGCAAGCAAACCAAAAACGAACTGATAAAAGTTGTAAAAGAAAACGGCAAGACTGTAGCCTATGTTAGAAAAACCTCAGAGGGGAAAGAACCTTCTCTTGGTTACTGGATAAGGTTCCATGCGCTCGGTGTAAAACTTCATCTTAGACTCTGGCTCCTTAAGTTAAATCCCTTTGTTAAAAAGCCTGACCACTTTATAACCTTCGTTGCAATCTCTGAGGGAACGAGGGCTGAAAAGTTTTTAAAGGGTAAATACGGCTCCGTGCTTATCCCGGTTCCTGACGAGATAGACCCAAGGTGCGGCGTAGTCTTAGCAGTGAGCGGAGAGGAGAAAGCCAAAGAACTCTACGAGCTTCTTAGGAAAGAGGGCTTTGGGGTAGAAGCTATATACAGGAAGAAAAACGGCGAGTATGAAAGAACTTACCCTTAA
- the cysS gene encoding cysteine--tRNA ligase, with translation MSLKIHNTLTGKIEELVPINPPKVLIYTCGVTVYDDSHVGHGRSLVVFDTFRRFLEHLGYNVYFVRNFTDVDDKIINRAKEECTDFMTIANRYIASYYRDMEAIRVKPADVEPRVTEHMKEIIEVIQKLIDRGFAYESGGDVYFSVRSFKNYGKLSKRSPEEMEAGARVEPSEKKRDPLDFALWKAAKAGEPAWDSPWGKGRPGWHTECVAMVFKHLGETIDIHGGGLDLVFPHHENEMAQAEAITGKPFARYWMHNGLVTVGGQKMSKSLGNYVTLREIYRRYHPDILRLLVLFTHYRSPLDFSWEKMEETQRAYERLKGAIEDYEVLSKLNVVPGEGGTHPLYDKVKEVEEAFFSSLSDDFNTPEAISHMFALVNELGKVKNRAYSEGKISEGELGAYEYASKFLLNTMKKIFGLLEDLYPECEVKRVVERELEAGEVLDQKLVELLIEVRTLARQERQFKIADFVRDKLKELGIELEDTPAGTKWKRR, from the coding sequence ATGAGTTTGAAGATACACAATACACTCACCGGTAAGATAGAGGAACTGGTCCCCATAAATCCGCCTAAGGTTCTTATATACACCTGTGGTGTCACGGTTTACGACGATTCCCATGTTGGTCATGGAAGGAGTCTTGTGGTCTTTGACACCTTCAGGAGGTTCCTTGAACATCTGGGTTACAACGTTTACTTTGTTAGAAACTTTACAGACGTGGATGACAAAATAATAAACAGAGCCAAAGAAGAATGTACCGATTTTATGACGATAGCCAACAGATACATAGCCAGTTATTACAGAGATATGGAAGCTATAAGGGTTAAGCCCGCTGACGTTGAACCAAGGGTAACGGAGCATATGAAGGAGATAATTGAAGTTATTCAAAAGCTCATAGATAGAGGCTTCGCCTATGAATCTGGCGGTGACGTTTATTTTTCGGTCAGATCCTTTAAGAACTATGGAAAACTCTCAAAGAGGAGTCCGGAGGAGATGGAGGCGGGAGCGAGGGTGGAACCTTCCGAGAAGAAGAGAGACCCTCTGGACTTTGCCCTCTGGAAGGCTGCAAAGGCTGGAGAGCCAGCTTGGGATTCGCCCTGGGGAAAGGGTAGGCCAGGCTGGCATACAGAGTGTGTTGCAATGGTCTTTAAGCATCTGGGGGAAACCATAGATATACACGGTGGTGGATTAGACCTAGTATTCCCGCACCATGAGAACGAGATGGCTCAAGCCGAGGCAATTACAGGAAAACCCTTTGCAAGATACTGGATGCACAACGGACTCGTAACGGTAGGTGGTCAGAAGATGTCCAAGTCTCTCGGGAACTATGTCACACTACGGGAGATATACAGAAGGTATCACCCCGATATACTCAGACTGCTTGTGCTGTTTACCCACTATAGGAGCCCCCTTGACTTTTCCTGGGAGAAGATGGAAGAGACCCAGAGAGCCTATGAGAGACTGAAGGGAGCTATAGAAGACTATGAGGTACTCAGTAAACTCAATGTTGTCCCTGGTGAGGGAGGTACTCATCCCCTTTACGATAAGGTTAAAGAAGTTGAAGAAGCCTTCTTTAGCTCGTTGAGTGATGACTTTAACACCCCAGAAGCTATCTCTCACATGTTTGCCCTGGTGAATGAGCTGGGTAAAGTTAAGAACAGAGCTTACTCGGAAGGGAAAATTAGTGAAGGGGAGCTTGGCGCATACGAATACGCCTCCAAGTTTCTGCTGAACACCATGAAGAAGATATTCGGTCTCCTTGAAGACCTGTATCCAGAGTGTGAGGTTAAGAGGGTGGTTGAACGAGAGCTTGAAGCCGGTGAGGTCCTTGACCAGAAACTCGTTGAACTCCTCATAGAGGTTAGAACCCTGGCAAGACAGGAGAGGCAGTTTAAAATTGCAGACTTTGTTAGGGATAAACTCAAAGAGCTTGGAATAGAGCTTGAAGATACACCTGCCGGTACGAAGTGGAAGAGGAGATGA
- the folD gene encoding bifunctional methylenetetrahydrofolate dehydrogenase/methenyltetrahydrofolate cyclohydrolase FolD — protein sequence MSEPIILDGKALSQKLREELRKEVESYVSAGYRKPGLAVVLVGDDPASQVYVKNKINACEKVGIESFFYKLDKSILTEELLDVIAELNSRDEIDGILIQLPLPSQIDQGEVILAIHPDKDVDGFHPENMGKLVARMEDGFIPCTPLGIDLLLKHYDIELKGKDVVIVGAGFIVGRPLSLLMLWRDATVTVCHIHTRDLKKHTLGADILVSATGVPGLIKEDMVRDGAIVIDVGISKVDGKIVGDVDFNKVKGKVSAITPVPGGVGPMTVTGLLMNTVKSYRKRIRTHSTSTMKP from the coding sequence ATGAGTGAGCCGATCATCCTTGATGGAAAAGCTTTGTCCCAGAAGCTTAGGGAAGAGCTCAGGAAAGAGGTTGAATCCTACGTATCCGCTGGCTACAGGAAGCCTGGGTTGGCTGTTGTTCTTGTCGGCGACGACCCTGCAAGTCAGGTTTACGTTAAGAACAAAATAAACGCCTGTGAAAAGGTTGGCATAGAATCCTTCTTTTATAAACTTGATAAGAGCATCCTTACTGAAGAGCTCCTTGACGTGATAGCCGAGTTGAACTCAAGAGACGAGATTGATGGCATATTGATTCAGCTACCTTTGCCCTCTCAGATAGATCAGGGGGAGGTTATACTTGCGATACATCCTGATAAAGATGTTGATGGTTTTCATCCGGAAAACATGGGTAAACTCGTTGCCCGTATGGAGGATGGGTTTATCCCCTGTACCCCTTTGGGTATAGACCTACTCCTCAAGCATTACGATATTGAGTTAAAGGGAAAGGATGTAGTTATAGTTGGTGCAGGCTTCATAGTTGGAAGACCTTTAAGCCTGTTGATGCTCTGGAGAGATGCAACAGTCACCGTCTGTCACATACATACGCGAGACCTGAAGAAACATACTTTGGGGGCGGATATCCTGGTCTCGGCAACCGGTGTCCCTGGACTTATAAAAGAGGATATGGTCAGGGATGGAGCCATCGTTATTGACGTGGGGATATCAAAGGTTGACGGGAAGATAGTTGGAGACGTTGATTTTAATAAAGTTAAGGGAAAGGTCAGTGCAATAACTCCTGTTCCGGGCGGTGTTGGACCCATGACAGTTACGGGACTTCTTATGAACACGGTAAAGTCTTACAGGAAGAGGATAAGGACTCACTCAACTTCAACTATGAAACCGTAA
- a CDS encoding SPOR domain-containing protein codes for MRKLLSLLLAGLLISCSAKQEQSKQEEWRYLYDLGMSAYYAKNYSEAIARLYKAAKLAPQEPTIWNALGITYMEVEEYSKAEEAFKKALESNPNNSEAKMNLGILYLKMGDHQRAVNFLQEALSDETFDKKHIAFYYMAKVYKETGDREKYIEYLKKATAYNPLFIEAQLELGSAYLDDKRYEEAERLFKTLISNNFKTSEIYLNLARVYYETGDYEKAKESVKLVLEDKQASNLQRTQAYELLSRILVEEQRKSLRRNFVRIKRKHEGKFGIQIAAFSTHQRAETLVEELKAKGLKELEILESSGIYKVIYGRFPDRETAQKELERLRKHQIYGFIVEVE; via the coding sequence ATGAGGAAACTCCTTTCCCTTCTATTGGCGGGGCTTCTCATATCCTGCTCCGCCAAGCAGGAACAATCTAAACAGGAAGAGTGGAGATACCTGTACGACCTTGGCATGTCAGCATACTACGCTAAGAACTACTCAGAAGCCATAGCCCGCCTTTACAAAGCTGCAAAGTTAGCCCCGCAAGAGCCAACCATATGGAACGCTTTAGGCATTACCTATATGGAGGTTGAAGAGTACAGCAAGGCTGAGGAAGCCTTCAAGAAGGCACTTGAATCAAACCCCAACAATTCGGAAGCGAAGATGAATCTTGGAATTCTTTACCTCAAAATGGGTGACCATCAAAGGGCGGTAAACTTTCTTCAGGAAGCCCTGTCTGATGAAACCTTTGATAAAAAGCACATAGCTTTTTATTACATGGCAAAGGTTTATAAAGAAACTGGGGATAGAGAGAAGTATATTGAGTACCTTAAGAAGGCTACAGCTTATAACCCGCTATTCATTGAAGCCCAACTTGAGCTTGGAAGTGCCTACCTTGACGACAAAAGATACGAAGAGGCAGAGCGGCTCTTTAAGACGTTGATTTCAAATAATTTCAAAACCTCAGAGATATACCTGAACCTGGCCAGGGTCTATTACGAGACTGGAGACTATGAAAAGGCTAAGGAATCTGTAAAGCTTGTGTTAGAAGATAAACAGGCAAGCAATCTTCAAAGAACCCAAGCCTATGAACTCCTGAGCAGGATTCTGGTAGAGGAGCAAAGAAAGAGCCTTAGAAGGAATTTTGTACGCATAAAGAGAAAACATGAGGGGAAGTTTGGAATACAGATAGCAGCCTTTTCCACCCACCAGCGGGCAGAAACTCTGGTGGAAGAGCTGAAAGCTAAAGGGCTGAAAGAGCTGGAGATATTGGAGTCCTCTGGAATATATAAGGTAATATACGGGAGATTTCCTGACAGGGAAACTGCGCAGAAGGAGCTTGAGAGGTTAAGGAAACACCAGATTTACGGTTTCATAGTTGAAGTTGAGTGA
- a CDS encoding SPOR domain-containing protein, translating to MEKLKGLQKHRLVLLLGILVALVFFYFGVNTWMESQEKRVAPPPVVRSKPPVEIKPESKPIKPVEPKPIEKPIEKVAKPIPEVKPPQPKPQPQTPPPQAVAQKPKEETKPPQQKPEPKKVVKEQPKTEEKKVEQKVAKAAPEKEKKAPAQLRDYVVQIGAFKIKENADKSLNLAKEKGLEAFIIEEDGLYKVRIRVKAENPISALRKVRTSFKNAFVVQR from the coding sequence ATGGAAAAGTTGAAAGGTCTTCAAAAACACAGGCTCGTCCTGTTACTGGGGATATTGGTAGCGCTGGTGTTCTTCTACTTTGGTGTGAACACCTGGATGGAATCCCAAGAAAAGAGGGTAGCACCCCCACCGGTTGTCAGGTCAAAACCCCCTGTTGAGATAAAACCTGAATCTAAACCTATAAAACCTGTAGAACCGAAACCCATTGAAAAACCTATTGAGAAAGTGGCCAAGCCTATCCCTGAGGTCAAACCTCCACAACCCAAACCACAACCGCAAACACCACCTCCTCAAGCTGTAGCTCAAAAGCCCAAAGAGGAAACAAAGCCCCCTCAACAGAAACCTGAGCCTAAGAAGGTAGTAAAAGAACAGCCCAAAACAGAGGAGAAAAAGGTTGAACAGAAAGTAGCGAAGGCTGCACCCGAAAAAGAGAAGAAAGCACCCGCTCAGCTGAGAGATTATGTTGTCCAGATCGGAGCTTTCAAGATAAAGGAGAACGCAGACAAGAGCTTAAACCTGGCGAAAGAGAAAGGGCTTGAAGCCTTCATAATAGAGGAGGATGGTCTCTACAAAGTGAGGATAAGGGTTAAGGCGGAAAACCCCATATCCGCTCTTAGAAAGGTGAGAACGTCCTTTAAGAATGCCTTTGTTGTTCAGAGATGA
- the argS gene encoding arginine--tRNA ligase, which produces MKERVEKKILAAVKKLFSIDPPDFKTEKPREEEHGDLATNVAFLLSRELKRSPNEVASLLAEELSKDSDFEKVEAVRGFVNIKLSKELLVQEFTRLLELGEEYYRENIGNGLKVQIEFVSANPTGPLHLGHGRGAVVGDTLARIFEFFGYEITREYYINDAGRQVYMLGVSVLFRYLQLFGKEKERPEIEKLFEEEGYKGEYVIELAKLLKESVGDSILEGNLEKAKESILSYGYGFELSYTRRFNPEKGSEVELCSLFGLDAMIDEIRRDLSDMGIGFDVWFSERSLYEEGLVEKLIEELSRRGFVYESEGALWLKTSEFGDDKDRVLRKSDGSYTYFASDIAYHWIKFKRGFDKVIDLWGSDHHGYIPRVKASLKMLDVPEDWLEVYLIQMVKLFKSGREVRMSKRSGEFVTLRELINDVGSDAVRFVFLTKRSDTPLDFDVDRVKEKSSDNPVFYVQYAHARISGVFREFRERFGKDPDVENLSEYVKELKEDAEIKLMKKALMMKDELIDVAQKRDPHLITYALIDLAGTFHNYYNHHRIIGSDRETMLGRIALLKGIRSTLRIGLKLIGVGAPEKM; this is translated from the coding sequence ATGAAAGAAAGGGTAGAAAAAAAGATACTCGCTGCTGTAAAGAAACTCTTTTCTATAGACCCTCCAGATTTTAAGACCGAGAAGCCCAGGGAAGAAGAACATGGAGACCTTGCTACGAACGTAGCGTTCCTGCTATCAAGGGAGCTGAAAAGGAGCCCCAATGAGGTTGCCTCCCTACTTGCCGAGGAACTCTCAAAGGATTCAGACTTTGAAAAGGTTGAAGCCGTTAGGGGTTTTGTCAATATAAAACTCTCAAAGGAACTCCTTGTACAAGAATTCACAAGGTTGCTGGAGTTAGGAGAAGAGTATTACAGGGAAAACATAGGCAACGGGCTCAAAGTTCAGATTGAGTTTGTGAGTGCAAACCCTACGGGACCCCTTCATCTTGGGCATGGCAGAGGTGCTGTGGTTGGAGATACACTCGCAAGAATATTTGAATTCTTCGGTTATGAGATAACCCGTGAGTACTACATAAATGATGCAGGAAGACAGGTATACATGCTCGGTGTATCCGTCCTATTTAGATATCTTCAGCTGTTTGGAAAAGAGAAAGAAAGACCGGAGATAGAAAAGCTCTTTGAAGAGGAAGGCTACAAAGGAGAGTACGTTATAGAGCTCGCGAAATTGCTCAAAGAATCGGTGGGAGACAGCATATTGGAAGGCAACTTAGAAAAGGCAAAGGAAAGCATCCTCTCTTACGGTTATGGATTTGAGCTCTCCTATACGAGGAGGTTTAACCCTGAAAAGGGGTCTGAGGTAGAACTCTGCTCCCTATTTGGTCTAGACGCTATGATAGACGAGATAAGGAGAGACCTATCAGATATGGGGATTGGGTTTGACGTTTGGTTCAGCGAGAGAAGCCTGTACGAGGAGGGACTCGTTGAAAAACTGATAGAAGAGCTTTCCAGGAGGGGGTTCGTTTACGAGAGCGAAGGCGCTCTGTGGCTGAAGACCTCTGAGTTTGGAGACGACAAGGACAGGGTCTTAAGGAAGTCGGACGGTTCCTACACCTACTTTGCTTCAGATATAGCCTATCACTGGATAAAGTTCAAGAGGGGGTTTGACAAAGTTATAGACCTATGGGGTTCGGACCATCATGGTTACATACCGAGGGTAAAGGCTTCCCTGAAGATGCTGGATGTGCCAGAGGATTGGCTTGAGGTTTACCTAATACAGATGGTCAAGCTCTTCAAAAGCGGCAGAGAAGTGAGGATGTCAAAAAGGTCTGGAGAGTTTGTTACTCTGAGGGAGCTAATAAACGACGTTGGCTCAGATGCTGTGAGATTCGTTTTCCTAACCAAGAGGAGCGATACCCCGCTGGACTTTGACGTTGACAGGGTAAAAGAGAAGAGCTCTGACAATCCCGTTTTTTACGTTCAATACGCTCACGCCAGAATCTCCGGTGTATTCAGAGAGTTCAGAGAGAGGTTCGGTAAAGACCCGGACGTGGAAAACTTATCTGAGTACGTAAAAGAATTAAAGGAAGATGCCGAAATAAAACTTATGAAGAAGGCTCTTATGATGAAGGACGAACTGATAGACGTAGCACAAAAAAGAGACCCTCACCTTATAACGTACGCACTCATAGACCTTGCAGGAACGTTTCATAATTACTACAACCACCACAGGATAATAGGAAGTGACCGAGAAACCATGCTCGGACGCATAGCCCTGTTAAAAGGTATAAGAAGCACCCTTAGAATTGGTTTAAAATTGATAGGTGTTGGAGCTCCTGAAAAAATGTAA
- the fliN gene encoding flagellar motor switch protein FliN, with translation MADEEKKEEELSQEELAKQWEEALAKQEESPEAKEEAPASEEEKEAYTEPEAGKKVTEKDITKLLDRLMDIPLNVEVVVGSTVIQIRELINLGPGSVLELDRETTEPVDIKVNGKLIAKGELVVVGERFGVRITEIYSEERKSVFRDTLQESLRK, from the coding sequence ATGGCAGACGAGGAGAAGAAGGAAGAGGAGCTTTCTCAGGAAGAGCTGGCAAAACAGTGGGAGGAAGCCCTCGCAAAACAGGAGGAAAGTCCTGAAGCCAAGGAAGAGGCACCCGCTTCAGAAGAGGAAAAAGAAGCCTACACTGAACCTGAAGCCGGCAAAAAGGTAACAGAAAAGGACATAACAAAGCTCCTTGATAGACTCATGGACATACCTCTCAACGTTGAGGTGGTAGTTGGAAGTACGGTCATTCAGATAAGAGAACTCATAAACCTTGGACCCGGTTCAGTCCTTGAGCTGGACAGAGAAACTACGGAACCCGTGGATATAAAAGTGAACGGGAAGCTCATAGCCAAAGGTGAGCTCGTCGTTGTTGGAGAAAGGTTCGGTGTAAGGATAACAGAGATATATAGCGAGGAAAGGAAGAGCGTATTCAGAGACACATTGCAGGAAAGCCTTAGAAAGTAG